GCAGCAAGGAGAGAGAGCGATGGCGTTTGCGAAATGGATGAAGCTTGTCATCTTGAGCAGCATAGGCATACTGGCGCGCAAAAAGCCGGGCATCCGTTAGCAGTTTTCCTTCATTAATCTCCCTTAGGTAGAGCTCCTGGAGGAGGGTTGATTTGCCAACCCCTCTGGGTCCGTAAATAAGGGTCACTTCCGGAGCCTTGGCTAAGTTATATTTTTTTATAAAGCGAAAGGCAAAACTATTAAATTCACTGATAAACCAGTTCAAAATATATCTCCTTTATTATCTCATAAAAGCAGAAAGGAATTTACACTATGGTGTCGAAAAATCAACTTGAGCCGCCAGGAATTGATAACATTCATGGGCGGTAATGGTTAGTGGTTTATTACGGCGGGTTAATAGATAAAATCCCCGTTCAATGAAAAAATCATCAACGTTTTTCCATACCAATCCCTGTCTCTCGCAAGATTCTGAAGCATGTTTGGAAAGAAACGAATATCCTATCCCCGAACAAACAGCCGTTTTAACGGCTTCCGAGCTTCCAACTTCCAAGGCAATATTAAAGTCATTTAAATCAAGGCCCCGTTTGGCAAGGGCTTCCTCAAAGGCTCTTCGATGCCCTGACCCTGTTTCCCGAATAATCATCGGGTCCTCTCTGATGGAGTTCAAATCAATATTTTTTTGCTTACTAAGGGGGTGACTGCTGGAGATTACAAATCCCAGCTCATCCTTTATCCAAAATTCAGAGGTGAGCTTTTCAGTATCAAAAACTGCTCCGACAACGGCGAAATCAACTTCATGGGCAAGGACTTTTTCAGCCATTTCCAGACTGTCCCCAATTGTCAATTTAAATTTAATCTCCGGATATCTATTACGGAAAGACGCTAAGTACATAGGCAATAAGTACTCGCCGGGAATATGAGAAGCTCCAATGTGGACCTTGCCGCTCATCAGCTTTTCCGAATCACCTATTTCCCTCATGAGTTCCGACCATTCATCAAGCATATGTAAGGCATGTTTATAAACTGTTTCACCTTCCGGGGTCAGGGCAAACCCTTTTCCTTTGCGA
This Desulfosporosinus orientis DSM 765 DNA region includes the following protein-coding sequences:
- a CDS encoding selenium metabolism-associated LysR family transcriptional regulator is translated as MLDLMRLFAQVVEEQSFTVVARKLGISQPAVSNQIRAFEEKLGVKLLYRKGKGFALTPEGETVYKHALHMLDEWSELMREIGDSEKLMSGKVHIGASHIPGEYLLPMYLASFRNRYPEIKFKLTIGDSLEMAEKVLAHEVDFAVVGAVFDTEKLTSEFWIKDELGFVISSSHPLSKQKNIDLNSIREDPMIIRETGSGHRRAFEEALAKRGLDLNDFNIALEVGSSEAVKTAVCSGIGYSFLSKHASESCERQGLVWKNVDDFFIERGFYLLTRRNKPLTITAHECYQFLAAQVDFSTP